The Natrinema versiforme genome segment GTCGAAAGCCGAACGGAACCTCGCCTACGGTCTCAGTGAAATCCGGCGGATCGTCGCGAGTCTCGGCCTCCCACAGAGTATCCGGGATCAGGCGTGTTCGCTGTTCCGAACAGCACAGTCCGAACAGCTCTGTCGCGGACGATCGCTCGAGGCGGTAGCCGCAGCCAGTGTCTACGCAACAGTTCGGTGTAACGGACTCGGACGATCACGGGCCGAAGTCACAGCCTGTGCACGCTGTGATCAGCAGAGACTCACCACTGCCTACAACGCGATGAACGTCGAACTCGAGTTACCGGCACAGCCGATTGCAGCAACGGATCGGATTCCGAGGCTTGCGACAGAACTCGAGGTTCCGGACCACGTGCGTCGACGAGCACTCGAGCTCGCACAGCAGGCACGCGAACGCGGACTGACGATCGGCTACCGGCCGAGTGGCGTCGCAGCGGGCTGTCTCTATCTCGCTGCCCAGGGCGTCGGCTTGTGTCTCTCGCAACAGCAGATCGCCGATATCGCAGGCACATCACCGAACACGCTCCGCAATCGGCGAGACGACTTACTCGAAATTGATACCTGAGCCAGATACAGCAAACCAGAGGGACGCTTGCAACCAGTAGTTGGTAGCGTGATTTCTTTATTCAGAAGTCCGGTTGAAGATGAGTTGGGTGATTCGGTAACTCTGTAGACGAATGTAGCAGACGGAGTTCATCGTTTTAGTCCATCATTGGTCCATCTGCTGAGAAAAACTCATCTCCCAGCGCAGTTCAATACCCCAGAGAAGACACCAAACCAGTACTGCTATGGAGAGTGTTAACAGCTGTACAATAGCATCGTATCTCAATGTCTCGATGAACTCTACTATCTCGATCAATTTGAGGAACCCAACGGTAAGGAGGCCAGAGTATACTGCCATCGGGTGTTTGAATTTATTTTCCTTCACGCACCAAATACCGAACAGAATGGCGGCCAATCCAGCGAATACACTACACAAAACAATTATTATAGCCATGCCCTCCCCGCCAGTCTGGGTTGTATTAGA includes the following:
- a CDS encoding transcription initiation factor IIB family protein, which gives rise to MVTRDIYTTAFDQDVQTTATDCPDCGGSVRTTDRETICEDCDLILEDTHLDRGPDWGRYDEQGSKRRTGAPLTPTRHDRGLSTEIGYKRDGNGNTLSSTKRRHLNRLRREQSRARWQSKAERNLAYGLSEIRRIVASLGLPQSIRDQACSLFRTAQSEQLCRGRSLEAVAAASVYATVRCNGLGRSRAEVTACARCDQQRLTTAYNAMNVELELPAQPIAATDRIPRLATELEVPDHVRRRALELAQQARERGLTIGYRPSGVAAGCLYLAAQGVGLCLSQQQIADIAGTSPNTLRNRRDDLLEIDT